In Electrophorus electricus isolate fEleEle1 chromosome 18, fEleEle1.pri, whole genome shotgun sequence, one genomic interval encodes:
- the egr3 gene encoding early growth response protein 3: protein MTGKLVDKLPLTMSSLINTIPDSLYPEEDIPTSMNIFTNADSISHYPQMNADNIMDLGMGGEKSSGEIQYGSSGFQSSRSGQTVTYLGKFAFDTPPSGGIGGSGWCPDNNIISLVSAGILGVSPSPGNITTQTSSSGGSMGVQSSDIEQVYAPPLPAYSTCGEMYQDQVSFHHSPATSSALPYAASDYHATSKPAVDSSLFSMIPDYNLFHHQGEVGVMEHKPFQSIDPIRVNPPPITPLETIRAFKDKQQIHPGFLGSQQHVSQHHQAPQTLALKPIRPRKYPNRPSKTPVHERPHACPAENCDRRFSRSDELTRHLRIHTGHKPFQCRICMRSFSRSDHLTTHIRTHTGEKPFSCEFCGRKFARSDERKRHAKVHLKQKDKKPADKAGGGAGVGRASSHPSPPSSCGSGGPSNANILTVTTCA from the exons ATGACAGGTAAATTGGTGGACAAGCTCCCGCTTACCATGAGCAGTCTAATCAACACGATACCTGACAGCCTTTACCCCGAAGAGGACATTCCGACGTCTATGAACATTTTCACCAACGCGGACTCTATTTCGCACTACCCGCAGATGAATGCAG ATAATATCATGGACTTGGGGATGGGTGGCGAGAAGAGCAGCGGTGAGATCCAGTATGGCTCCAGCGGTTTCCAATCGAGCCGAAGTGGACAGACGGTCACGTACTTGGGCAAGTTTGCCTTCGACACGCCTCCATCCGGAGGCATCGGTGGCTCCGGCTGGTGCCCTGACAACAACATCATCAGCCTGGTGAGCGCCGGCATCCTGGGCGTGTCCCCGTCGCCAGGCAACATCACCACCCAGACGTCGTCGTCGGGCGGCAGCATGGGTGTCCAGTCGTCGGACATAGAGCAAGTGTACGCCCCGCCCCTCCCCGCCTACTCCACCTGTGGGGAGATGTACCAGGACCAGGTGTCCTTCCACCACAGTCCGGCCACCTCCTCTGCCCTGCCCTACGCCGCCTCTGACTATCACGCTACGTCCAAGCCTGCCGTCGACAGCAGTCTCTTCTCCATGATCCCCGACTACAACCTCTTCCACCACCAGGGTGAGGTGGGCGTGATGGAACACAAGCCCTTTCAGTCCATTGACCCCATCCGGGTGAACCCGCCACCCATCACGCCCCTGGAGACCATCCGGGCGTTTAAGGACAAGCAGCAGATCCACCCAGGCTTCCTGGGCAGTCAGCAGCACGTCTCGCAACATCACCAGGCGCCGCAGACGCTCGCGCTCAAGCCCATCCGGCCGCGCAAGTACCCCAACCGGCCCAGCAAGACCCCCGTGCACGAGCGGCCGCACGCCTGCCCAGCAGAGAACTGCGACCGGCGCTTCTCGCGCTCGGATGAGCTGACGCGCCACCTACGCATCCACACGGGTCACAAGCCCTTCCAGTGCCGCATCTGCATGCGCTCATTTAGCCGCAGTGACCACCTCACCACGCACATCCGCACGCACACCGGCGAGAAGCCCTTCTCCTGTGAGTTCTGCGGCCGCAAGTTCGCCCGCAGTGATGAACGCAAGCGCCACGCCAAGGTGCACCTCAAGCAGAAGGACAAGAAGCCGGCAGACAAggccgggggcggggc CGGGGTCGGGCGTGCCAGcagccacccctccccccccagctCCTGTGGGAGCGGGGGACCGAGCAATGCCAACATCCTGACTGTGACCACGTGTGCGTAG